Proteins encoded in a region of the Podarcis muralis chromosome 6, rPodMur119.hap1.1, whole genome shotgun sequence genome:
- the B3GNT5 gene encoding lactosylceramide 1,3-N-acetyl-beta-D-glucosaminyltransferase has protein sequence MYINHRRVRKCQFVQLFATCFVLSLMVFWGPLDNSIVSHMKSYSYRYLINSYDFVNESLSISKDLDRVAGCQYLINHKEKCQKQDVLLLLLVKSSPENRHRRDSIRKTWGNEKYVRYYLQANIKTLFVLGQPRNLTDRDYMQMRLQTEDKFYGDLIQGDFLDTFYNLTHKLLMQFSWVNKFCPHAKFVMSADDDIFIHMPNLVAYLQNLAQVGVQNFWIGRVHRGAPPIRDKKSKYYVPYEMYPWPAYPDYTAGAAYVISSDVAAKVYAASQTLNSSLYIDDVFMGLCANKMGIEPQHHPFFSGEGKAPYHPCIYNKMMTSHGHVEDLRYLWKQATDPKVKNISSGVLGKIYCRMVNVMLLCRLAYQDTYPCVAAFS, from the coding sequence ATGTACATTAATCATAGAAGAGTAAGAAAATGCCAATTTGTACAGCTATTTGCCACTTGTTTTGTGCTGTCTCTCATGGTTTTTTGGGGACCACTTGACAATAGTATTGTGAGCCACATGAAGTCTTACTCTTATAGATACCTCATAAATAGCTATGATTTTGTGAATGAAAGCTTATCTATCAGTAAGGACTTGGATAGGGTAGCAGGCTGTCAATACTTGATCAACCACAAGGAGAAATGTCAAAAGCAagatgttctgctgctgctgcttgtgaagTCTTCACCTGAGAACCGTCACCGGAGAGACTCTATTCGGAAAACGTGGGGTAATGAAAAGTATGTCCGTTACTATCTTCAGGCCAACATAAAGACCCTGTTTGTGTTGGGGCAGCCAAGAAACCTTACAGACAGAGACTATATGCAAATGAGGCTTCAAACAGAAGACAAGTTTTATGGCGACCTGATTCAGGGAGACTTCTTAGATACTTTCTACAACCTTACCCACAAATTACTCATGCAGTTTAGCTGGGTAAATAAGTTCTGTCCTCACGCCAAGTTTGTTATGTCAGCAGATGATGACATTTTCATCCACATGCCAAATCTTGTTGCATACCTCCAAAATCTAGCACAAGTTGGTGTTCAGAATTTTTGGATTGGGCGTGTCCATCGTGGAGCACCTCCCATAAGAGACAAGAAAAGCAAATACTACGTTCCCTATGAAATGTATCCCTGGCCTGCGTATCCGGATTACACAGCAGGTGCTGCGTATGTAATATCGAGTGACGTAGCAGCTAAAGTATATGCAGCCTCGCAGACTCTTAATTCAAGCCTTTACATCGATGATGTTTTCATGGGTCTCTGTGCCAACAAAATGGGAATTGAACCACAGCACCATCCCTTTTTTTCTGGGGAAGGGAAGGCTCCATATCACCCATGCATTTACAACAAAATGATGACTTCTCATGGACATGTAGAAGACCTTCGCTACCTTTGGAAGCAGGCTACGGATCCAAAAGTGAAAAACATTTCCTCTGGAGTTCTGGGTAAAATATATTGTAGAATGGTTAATGTTATGCTTCTTTGCAGATTAGCCTATCAGGACACATATCCCTGTGTTGCTGCATTTTCCTAA